Proteins co-encoded in one Sebastes umbrosus isolate fSebUmb1 chromosome 20, fSebUmb1.pri, whole genome shotgun sequence genomic window:
- the kdelr2b gene encoding ER lumen protein-retaining receptor 2b, producing MNIFRLTGDLSHLAAIIILLLKIWKTRSCAGISGKSQVLFALVFTTRYLDLLTSFISLYNTTMKVIYIGAAYATVYLIYVKFKATYDGNHDTFRVEFLVVPVGGLAFLVNHDFSPLEILWTFSIYLESVAILPQLFMISKTGEAETITTHYLFFLGLYRALYLINWIWRFYFEGFFDMIAIVAGVVQTILYCDFFYLYVTKVLKGKKLSLPA from the exons ATGAACATCTTCAGGCTAACCGGGGATCTCTCCCACCTAGCAGCCATCATCATCCTGCTGCTAAAGATATGGAAAACCAGGTCTTGTGCCG GTATTTCTGGAAAGAGTCAGGTCCTGTTTGCCTTGGTGTTCACCACTCGCTACCTGGACCTGCTCAcctccttcatctctctctacAACACCACCATGAAG GTCATCTACATCGGGGCTGCGTACGCCACGGTGTACCTGATCTACGTGAAGTTTAAGGCGACTTATGACGGGAACCACGACACATTCAGAGTGGAGTTCCTGGTTGTCCCCGTTGGTGGCCTGGCCTTCCTGGTTAACCATGACTTCTCTCCTCTGGAG ATCCTGTGGACGTTCTCTATCTACTTGGAGTCGGTGGCCATCCTGCCGCAGCTTTTCATGATCAGCAAGACCGGTGAGGCAGAGACCATCACCACCCACTACCTGTTCTTCCTGGGACTCTACAGAGCCCTCTACCTCATCAACTGGATATGGAGGTTCTACTTCGAGGGATTCTTTGACATGATCGCCATTGTCGCTGGGGTGGTGCAGACCATCCTCTACTGCGACTTCTTCTATTTGTATGTAACAAAAG TACTCAAAGGAAAGAAGCTGAGTCTGCCAGCTTAA